GCTTCACCGAGGAGGACGCGACGCCCAAGGTCCGCGCCTACATCCGCAAGCGCTTCCTGCAGCGCCAGCGCGAGATGGCCGGCCGCCGCGTGATGGAAAAGACGCCCGCCTGTGTCGTCCGCATCCCCTACGTCCGCGCCATCTTCCCCGAGGCGAGTTTCGTCTACATCGTTCGCGAGCCGCTCGCCAATCTCTCCAGCGCGGAACTCCGCTGGCATAACGCCATCCACTTCCGGCACATCCGCCGGCGCATCCGCGACACCCCGAAGTCGCAACTGCACTACTACCTCGGCAAACTCATCGTCGATCACTTCCGCAAGAAGGTGCTCCGCCAGAAGCACGTCTCCGTCTGGGGCGTCAGGTACCCCGGCATCCTCGAAGACCGCAAGCGGCTCTCGACCGAGGAGATCATCGCTCGCCAGTGGTCCTATTGCTCGAAGACCGCCGCCGAGGACCTCGCCGGGATCGAACCCGGCAAGGTCCACACCGTCCGCTACGAGGACTTCGTCACCGACCCGGGAACCCACTTCGCCCGCATCCTCACCCACTGCGGCCTCGACATGACGCCCGAGATCAACAAGGCTCTCACCGAGTGGGTCGATCCCGGCAGGCAGCAGAAGTGGAAGCGACTCGACCCCGATGTCCTTCGGAAGTGCCTCCCCGTCGTGATGGATGAGATGCGCCGACACGGCTACCAGGTGCCCGACGAAGTGCTCGCGCTGCTCGACGGCACGCCACCGCCCGCCGCCGTAGGCGCCTGATCGCCGGAGGCGCGCGTGCTCGACTCCTTCAAACCCCTGCTCCGATCCGCCAAGCTGCGGGTCATCCGCGCCCGTGCCGAGCGCCTCGCACGCAGACCAGCCCCCAAAGGGGGGGGGGCGCTCACCCCGCCCGCCTTCATCGTCGGCTGCGGCCGATCCGGCACCTCGATCCTCGGCGTCGCCCTCCGCGAGCACCCCGCCGTCTGGTATCTCCGCGAGCCGTACCACCTCTGGGCGAACGTTGACCGTAGGCTCGACGTAACCAACCTCCACTACCGCGGTAAGGCACGCCTGTTCATGGACGCCGCCGACGCCACGCCCGAGTCGCAGGAACGATTCAACCGTCTGATCCTCGGCGCTCGCCTCCGCGCAGGCCGCCCCGCCCTCATCGAGAAGACCCCGCACAATGTCTACCGCATAGGCCTCATCGAAGCGTTCACCGGGGGGGCGGCACGATGGGTTCACATCGTCCGCGACGGCGTGGACGTCGCTCGTTCGATCCACCGGCTCGCCACCACGCAGCCCTACCGCATGGCCGGACACGCCGACTACAACCAGTGGTGGGGTCGCGACCACCTGAAGTGGAGACGCCTCGCCGAGGAAGGGCCGCCGCGCGGCTACTTCCCCGACGAGGTTGCGCGCCTCGCCACCGATGCGCAGAAGGGCGCCTACGAGTGGCTCACCAGCCTCGGCGAGGCCGACCGCTGGCGCGCCGTGCTCGCCGACCGTCTGCTCGAGATCACCTATCCGCAACTCACAGCCGACCCCGAGGGCACGCTGCGCCTCATCGCCGTGCACGTCGGCACGGAAGCACCCGCGCCGTGGCTCGACGCCGCCTCGACCATGATCTCAGCCGAGCGCCGCAACGAAGGCACGCCCCTCCTGCTCCCTCCCGCCATGGCATCGCGCTTCAACGAACTCCAGGCCCGCTACGGATTCCCCGGTCGCGCACGGACGGAGGAGCGCGCGTGAAGGTCGTCCATGTCGAACTCACGATGCGCCTCGCGGACGGCGGCGTCGTCGTCGCCGTCATGGACCTCTGCCGCGAGTTTGCGGCCCGCGGGCACTCGGTCACCCTCCTCGCCTGCGACGACACCGACGTGCCCGACGCCTGGCGCGCCGGCGCACCCGGCTCGCCTCGACTCCTCAGGCTCGAACCGCCCTCGCTGCCGATCGGACTCTTCTCCCCGGGCCAACTCCGCGCCGCCCGCGACGCCATCGCCGGCGCGGACGTGCTCCACCTCCACGGCGCGTGGACCCCCTCGAACGTCCAGTTCGCCGCCATCGCCCGACGCGCCGGCGTGCCCTACGTCGTCAGCATCCACGGCATGCTCGACGACTGGTGCATGGCGCAGAAGCGGCTCAAGAAGTCCCTCCACCTCGCGCTCGCCGGGCGGCGCACGCTCGAACGCGCCGGCGCGGTTCACTGCACCGCCGCTGCCGAACTCGAACAGTCCCGCAAGCGATTCCCCCGCGCCCGCGCCGCTGTCATCCCGCTCTTCCTCGACCTCGAACCCTTCCGCGATCCCCCCGGTCCCGAGGAAGCACGCGCGGCGTTCGACTCGCTCGCAAACGAAGGGCCGCACGTCCTGTTCCTCAGCCGCCTTCACCCGAAGAAGGGCCTCGAACTCCTGATCGACGCCGCGAACCTCCTCCGCACGCGCGGCCGCGCCTGCACGCTCACCGTCGCCGGCTCCGGCGATCCCGCCTACGAGCGATCTCTCCGCGAGCGTGTCCGCTCGCTCGACCTCGACGACCGGGTCCGCTTCGTAGGCTTCGTCGGCGGCCGCCTCAAGATCAGCCTCCTCCGCGCCTGCGACCTCTTCGTCCTCCCATCCAGCCAGGAGAACTTCGGCTACGTCCTCTTCGAGGCGATGGCCGCGGGCACGCCGGTCGTCGCGTCGCGCCTCATCGATACCTGGCCGGAACTCGTCGAGAGCGGCGGCGCGGCGGTCGTCGATCGTGACCCCGGCGCAATCGCCGACGCCATCACGACGCTGCTCGACGATCCGGGCCGACGTGCCGCGATGGGAAGCGCGGGCCGAGCGTGGGTCACGCGGAACCTCAACCCCGACGCTGTCATCGCCCGATTCGAAAGCCTGTACGCCGAACTCGCCTCAAAGACGCGACGCACGGAGCCTCGATGAACGTCACGCACTACTTCCACCGGCTGCGGCTGGAAGGCGGCGGGCCGGTACGCGGCGTGCTCGACCTGTCCGCCGCCCTCCACGCACGCGGACACCGCGTCACCATCCTCACCTGCGACGCCTCCGACGCTCCCGACGACTGGAAACACGAGAACGCCTCCTCGCCGCGCGTGCTCACGCTCCCGCCCGCCGGCCTGCCGGGCGGGCTGTTCACGCCCTCGCAGGCGAGGCGCCTCGACGACGCGCTCCAGGGAAGCGACGTGGTCCACCTCCACGGCGTCTGGACACCATCGAACGTGCAGGTCGCCTCCGCCTGCCGGCGCGCAGGCATCCCCTACGTCTGGAGCATCCGCGGAACACTCGACGACTGGTGCATGGGAGAACGCGCCGTCAAGAAGCGGCTCTTTCTCGCCGCCGGTGCCGGCCGCTCGCTCGCCCGCGCCGCCGCCATTCACCTCACCGCCGAGGACGAACTCCGGCAGGCGAGCCGATGGTTCCCACGTGAACTCGGCGTCGTCATCCCCAACCTCCTCGACCTCGAACCCTTCCGCTCTCTCCCCGGCCCCGGCCTCGCGCGCGAGCGCTTCGCCCAGATCGACCCCGCGCGCCCGACCGTGCTCTTCCTCAGCCGGGTCCACTACAAGAAGGGCGTTCCGCTGCTGATCGACGCCGCCGCGGACCTCATCGCGTCCGGCACGGACCTCACCGTGCTGATCGCCGGCAACGGCGAGAACGCATACCTCGACCGTCTCCGTGCGCACGCCGCTCGGCGCGGCGTCGAATCACGCGTGCATCTCGTCGGGTTCGTCTCCGGTGCGCTCAAGCTCTCGCTCTACCAGGCCGCGGACATCTTCGTCCTTCCCACCAGCCAGGAGAACTTCGGCTTCGTGCTCTTCGAGTCGCTCGCGTGCGGCACCCCCCTCGTCACCACGCGCGGCGTGGACACCTGGCCCGAACTCGTCGAGTCCGGCGGGGGCGTCATCGCCGATGCGTCGCCGCCGGCGATCGCCGACGCGATGCGCGACCTGCTCGCCGACCGGGACCGCCTCCGATCGATGGGCGCGTCAGGCCGCCGATGGGTCTTCGAGCGGCTCGAACCCGTCGCGATCCTCGCTCGCTTCGAGGCCATGTACGCCCGTGCCGTCGGCCGCTAGCGCGCCACGCCACGCCTGCGCTCGATGTCCAGGATGATCGGCGCGAGCGTCGTGCGCACGTACGCCTGCAACTCGCGGAAACGCTCCTCGCCGTCGAGGTGGTGCCAGATCAGCACGCCGTTCGCCCCCGCCTCGGCCGGCACCTCCAGCTGCTGGCGCATGTTGACGTCGTTCACGAACGTCCGGTTGAGTTCCGGCCCGGCGGCCTGGTCGTAGCACGCCCAGATGTGGACGTACACGGGCTTACCGCGCGCTACGCGCAACGCCTCCGCCACGTTCGTCCGGATGAACTCGCGGTTCTCCTCGGGCGTGTTTTCCGGCGCGCCCTCGCGCGGTCGCCGGTCCGCCACCGTGTACCGCGGCTGGTACACGTTCGGCGTCACCGCGTCCATCGCTTCCCACAGCCACCCCAGCGTGTCGTTCACCCTCGATGCCTCGTGCGTCAGGTCGCCGTATCCGAACACGCCCGCGGGCGTCTCGCGCCGATCGTACATGCGGCTCGGGTACCCGTAGAACGACCACTTGGCACGCGGCCGAAGCCGCTTGCACTCGTTGATCGTTGCCAGGAAAAACGTCCGCGCCGCCTCTTCCCACGTCCGCTTGAAGTATTCCCGCTGCTCGGGCCGTGACAGCCGCTGCATCAGGTCCGGCTCGCGCGACAGGAGGTAGTCGCGCCAGTCGTCGCGGTAGTCCTCGTCGCGGTCGTCCGGCCCGAGGTCGCTCGGCACGTTCGCCGTTCGCTCCCAGATCAGGTCCCACCGCTCGTAGTCGATGATCGCCAGTCCGTCGTAGTTCGGGTCCGGGATCATCCACGCCAGGTCGGACTCGATCTTCGCCACGTGCGCCTCGAGCGCGCCGGGCCTGCCGAAGACCTGGTGCAGCCCCGCGACGGGGAAGTTGCCGAGGTGCCTCGCGTACAGGATGACCGCCCGGTCGCGCACGATCGGAGCGCCGTGGAAGTCGATCCG
This genomic stretch from Synechococcales cyanobacterium CNB harbors:
- a CDS encoding sulfotransferase — translated: MGQSDAGLRPPIILFGNARSGTTMMRELFDLHPDVSSWYEERTIWNYADPARKHDRFTEEDATPKVRAYIRKRFLQRQREMAGRRVMEKTPACVVRIPYVRAIFPEASFVYIVREPLANLSSAELRWHNAIHFRHIRRRIRDTPKSQLHYYLGKLIVDHFRKKVLRQKHVSVWGVRYPGILEDRKRLSTEEIIARQWSYCSKTAAEDLAGIEPGKVHTVRYEDFVTDPGTHFARILTHCGLDMTPEINKALTEWVDPGRQQKWKRLDPDVLRKCLPVVMDEMRRHGYQVPDEVLALLDGTPPPAAVGA
- a CDS encoding sulfotransferase, with amino-acid sequence MLDSFKPLLRSAKLRVIRARAERLARRPAPKGGGALTPPAFIVGCGRSGTSILGVALREHPAVWYLREPYHLWANVDRRLDVTNLHYRGKARLFMDAADATPESQERFNRLILGARLRAGRPALIEKTPHNVYRIGLIEAFTGGAARWVHIVRDGVDVARSIHRLATTQPYRMAGHADYNQWWGRDHLKWRRLAEEGPPRGYFPDEVARLATDAQKGAYEWLTSLGEADRWRAVLADRLLEITYPQLTADPEGTLRLIAVHVGTEAPAPWLDAASTMISAERRNEGTPLLLPPAMASRFNELQARYGFPGRARTEERA
- a CDS encoding glycosyltransferase, whose translation is MKVVHVELTMRLADGGVVVAVMDLCREFAARGHSVTLLACDDTDVPDAWRAGAPGSPRLLRLEPPSLPIGLFSPGQLRAARDAIAGADVLHLHGAWTPSNVQFAAIARRAGVPYVVSIHGMLDDWCMAQKRLKKSLHLALAGRRTLERAGAVHCTAAAELEQSRKRFPRARAAVIPLFLDLEPFRDPPGPEEARAAFDSLANEGPHVLFLSRLHPKKGLELLIDAANLLRTRGRACTLTVAGSGDPAYERSLRERVRSLDLDDRVRFVGFVGGRLKISLLRACDLFVLPSSQENFGYVLFEAMAAGTPVVASRLIDTWPELVESGGAAVVDRDPGAIADAITTLLDDPGRRAAMGSAGRAWVTRNLNPDAVIARFESLYAELASKTRRTEPR
- a CDS encoding glycosyltransferase — translated: MNVTHYFHRLRLEGGGPVRGVLDLSAALHARGHRVTILTCDASDAPDDWKHENASSPRVLTLPPAGLPGGLFTPSQARRLDDALQGSDVVHLHGVWTPSNVQVASACRRAGIPYVWSIRGTLDDWCMGERAVKKRLFLAAGAGRSLARAAAIHLTAEDELRQASRWFPRELGVVIPNLLDLEPFRSLPGPGLARERFAQIDPARPTVLFLSRVHYKKGVPLLIDAAADLIASGTDLTVLIAGNGENAYLDRLRAHAARRGVESRVHLVGFVSGALKLSLYQAADIFVLPTSQENFGFVLFESLACGTPLVTTRGVDTWPELVESGGGVIADASPPAIADAMRDLLADRDRLRSMGASGRRWVFERLEPVAILARFEAMYARAVGR